The genomic interval CACCCACTGGCTGTACCGCGCGGATCACTAGGTAGGGAGAAAGAGAAGTCAGCATTTTAACATGAAATTATATCTTTCATAGTACCAAAAACGGTACTATCTCattttgaaaaggaaaaaaaaagaattaaaaaacttATTAACTTTACATTTGAAAAGTAACCATTAATGCTTCTCTCTTATCATTTTCAATACTGACAGATTCCAAGAATAGAAAAAAAGCAGAGAAATGATGATCATTGAAAGGATATTATCTAAAGTAATGACTCCTTCCTCACTTTATTATTTTACTTGTACCAATactttctttcttctcttcataaaaatgcacttaaataaaaacaaaagatcaAAGCATATAAAACAAGAGCAGGCGGTGGAGACAGAAAGAAAAATGGGCGGAGAAGATAAAGCCAGACGGTGGTGCGTATGGAGGTTCGCGGTGGCGCACGGCGGCCTGAGGTGGTCCGGCACGGCGGCCACCGCAAAACTTTTCCAGAATTAAAAACTTTTTACATGATTCTACTCGGTTTCCTCTCCTCTTTCCAAATGTCAAATTAGTTTTATCAGAAAATAAATTCACAAGCACAGATCTAAAGAGAAAGTGCTTATGATTTTTGTTCTAAACACAAGTAAATATCACAGGGAATAGCAATCAATGGATGGAATCGTTATCAGAGGGTAACTCTCAACCTTTTGAGGCAAAGAAGTCAAAGAACGGTGGCGATTTGGAACTCCGGTGCGGTGGTTGCGATTTCCGGCGGTGGTCCGGTGAGAATAGGGGGCGGATTCCGGCGAGGGAGTTCAGGTGAGTTTAATTTCTGATTTTTGTTCTGAGTAAGTCTGAATTTGTCAGTCTGAAAAGTCCATTTGTGTCAGTTGATTCAATGTTTATATAGAGCTCAGAGTCAGGGTTTTTCTGATGAACAAAATGGGCTCAAATTGTTGTGAGTTTGTGTTGGAAATGTTTTTTTGATGAAGTGTAATTCTTGCTATCAAGCCCAATCCGAAAATTCACTAATTTTGGTTCAAATACTATCTTATTTTTGCAGTGTTCTTGAGACTCAACTTGGGCCTGAAAGGTTCTGAATTTTTGCTTGTTGGTGTGAATGAATGTTACTACAGCCACCCGAAAATCCTTTATTCCAGTCCAATCTCTCActtttttttattgtaattttgtgatatcaaatcaaattaaacttGGGCCTGACTTTGTGGATTTGTTGTTTGAATTGAGAATCAATGAAGTGTGGATGGTGTGAattattttgaaatgtataaCTTTGGTTGAATTTTCTTTGCCGAGTGAAACCGTGTGAGCTTGTGCATGGAAACCGTGAACTTGACTGGGAGTCCCCACATGGGCTTGTAATTCACCTATTTCATGAAGGTTAGAACAAAACATGTAATAATACAAGTGATAATGATAGTAATGAAGATgattagtaaaaaaaaactattaaaagaaaacatttttatattacaaaatgatttttatattaatagtaattcaacttttaaataaattttaaattgaattattattaaaatagaaACCAAAACTAAAATTGAACGACTATAAActtgatataaaaaaaaatggaaCTTTAAACCTTGAATTGAAATTGGACTTGAAATATTAACTTTTACGTCAAGTACTTCGCATCTCCTTGCAAACTTCGCCGTTTTGATTTAGTCCCTGCATTACACAATTAAAGAGAGAaagacattttttttttgttgcaatttTGATTAATGGTTAGTGAAAATATAAagactataaataaataaaaaacgagAAAAGAGGTGCCTGATAATTCCCCTGAAGGTGAACTAGAAAA from Vicia villosa cultivar HV-30 ecotype Madison, WI unplaced genomic scaffold, Vvil1.0 ctg.000713F_1_1_2_unsc, whole genome shotgun sequence carries:
- the LOC131630636 gene encoding uncharacterized protein LOC131630636 isoform X1; translation: MMIIERILSKGIAINGWNRYQRVTLNLLRQRSQRTVAIWNSGAVVAISGGGPVRIGGGFRRGSSVFLRLNLGLKGSEFLLVGVNECYYSHPKILYSSPISHFFLL
- the LOC131630636 gene encoding uncharacterized protein LOC131630636 isoform X2, yielding MEVRGGARRPEVVRHGGHRKTFPELKTFYMILLGNSNQWMESLSEGNSQPFEAKKSKNGGDLELRCGGCDFRRWSGENRGRIPAREFSVLETQLGPERF